The Pseudomonas nunensis genome includes the window ATCCAACAACAAATTCTCCAGCGCCTCGCGATACTCACCGGGCTCCTTCCACATCCCCCGCTGCTGCGCCTCAAGCATCCGCTCCGTCATATCGCGCAAGGCATGTGGATTATGCTCGCGGACAAACTCCCGGGTCGCCGGATCCAGCAAGTACGCGTCCGCCAGCAACGCGTACTGGTGATCGTCGATCAACTGCGTGGTCGCATCAAACGCAAACAGGTTATCAACCGTCGCCGCCAGTTCAAACGCACCTTTATAGCCGTGCCGTTTCACGCCGTCGATCCACTTCGGATTCGCCGCCCGGGAACGGATCACCCGGTTCAGCTCTTCCTTCAACGTGCGGATTTTCGGCAAGTCGGGCTGGCTATGGTCGCCGTGATAACTGGCCGCTGCTTCGCCGCTGAGGCTTTCCACGGCAGCCAGCATTCCGCCCTGGAATTGGTAGTAGTCGTTGGAATCGAGCAAGTCATGCTCGCGGTTGTCCTGGTTCTGCAGCACTGCTTGCACCTGGCTCAGGCGCTGGGCGAATTGCTCCTTTGCTGCCGTGCCTTCATCGGAACCGCCATAGGCGTAACCGCCCCAGTTCAGATACACCTCGGCCAGGTCGTCGCGGCTTTGCCACAGGCGACCGTCGATGGTGCCCTGCACGCCCGCGCCATATGCACCGGGCTTGGCCCCGAAAATCCGCCAACCGGCCTGACGCCGCGCTGTTTCTTCATCCATACCGCTCGCCAACAAGGCTTCACGCTCGGCGCGAACCTTGGCGGCCAATGGGTTGAGATCGTCCGGTTCGTCCAGTTCGGCGACGGCTTGTACCGCCGCATCAAACAGACGAATCAGGTTGGCAAACGCATCGCGGAAGAACCCGGACACACGCAAGGTCACGTCCACTCGTGGACGGTCGAGCAAACTGATCGGCAGGATTTCGAAATCATCGACCCGCTGACTGCCGGTGGCCCACACCGGGCGCACGCCCATCAGCGCCATGGCCTGGGCGATGTCGTCGCCGCCGGTGCGCATGGTCGCCGTGCCCCAGACCGAGAGGCCGAGCTGACGCAAGTGGTCGCCATGGTCCTGCAAGTGCCGTTCGAGAATCAGGTTGGCGGACTGGAAACCGATGCGCCATGCGGTGGTGGTCGGCAGGTTGCGCACGTCCACCGAATAGAAATTGCGCCCGGTGGGCAGGACATCGAGGCGACCACGACTGGGTGCGCCGCTCGGGCCGGCCGGGACGAAACGACCGCTGAGGGCGTCGAGCAGGCCATGCATTTCTGCGGGGCCGCAGGCGTCGAGGCGTGGGGCGACGACTTCGCGCAGGTTGTCGAGGATGGCATGCACTTCAACCCAGCCGGGATCCTGTGGGAGCGGGCTTGCTCGCGAATCGGTTGACCATTCAACATCGATGTCGATTGACCCACCGCTTTCGCGAGCAAGCCCGCTCCCACAGGGACCGAGATCGCCTGAAGTTTGCGTGATCAACTGTGCGGCAAACAACTCCAGCCGTTCACGGGTATCCCCCGCCGTGCGCCACGCTTCATCGCTGATCGATTGCAGTTCATCGGGACGCGGCCCAACCCAAGGTTCAGCCAACTCACAATCCAGCGGATCAAACCCTAACGCGAACGCCTTGGCCAACGCCCGCAGCAAACTCGACTGCGCGCCACGCCCATCGCCACGAGGAATCCGCAGCAGCGCCAGCAACGTATCAATGCGCAAGCGCCCGGTCGGCGACTCACCAAAAATATGCAGGCCATCGCGGATTTGCGATTCCTTCAAATCACACAGATACGTGTCCAGGCGCGGCAGCCAGATCGCCGCATCCGCATCGCTGTCGAGTTTTTCGTCGAGTTGCAGTTCGCGATCGATGTGGGTGTCGCGCACCAGTTGCAGGATGTCGCGCTGCAACTCCCGGGCGCGGCGTGGATCGAGCAGTTGGGCTTCGTAATACTCGTCTGCCAACAGCTCAAGGTTGCGCAGCGGGCCGTAGGTTTCGGCGCGGGTCAGCGGCGGCATCAGGTGATCGATGATCACCGCTTGGGTGCGGCGCTTGGCCTGGGCGCCCTCGCCCGGGTCGTTGACGATAAACGGATAGATGTTCGGCAGCGGCCCGAGCAACGCGTCCGGCCAGCAGTTTTCCGACAGCCCGACGCCCTTGCCCGGCAGCCATTCCAGATTGCCGTGCTTACCCACGTGGATCACGCCGTGGGGGCCATAGGTGTTGCGCAGCCAGAAGTAGAACGCCAGGTAGCCGTGAGGCGGCACCAGATCGGGATCGTGATACACCGCGCTCGGATCGATCTGATAACCCCTGGCCGGTTGAATGCCGACGAAGGTCAGGCCGAAGCGCAGCCCCGCAATCATCATGCGTCCGCCACGGAACATCGGATCGTTTTGCGGCGGGCCCCAACGCTCCAGCACCGCTTGGCGATTGGCCTCAGGCAACGCGTCGAACATAAGCAAATAGTCGTCCAGCGCCAGGCTTTGCATGCACGGGCGCTGGTCGAGGGTGTCGAGGTCATTGCTGATGCCGCCGAGCAGTTGCTGGATCAACGCGGTGCCGTTGTCCGGCAACTCGGCCGGCAGCGGATAGCCTTCTTTATACAGCGCACGCAGGATATTCAGCGCCGCAGCCGGGGTGTCGAGGCCGACGCCGTTGCCGATGCGACCATCGCGGGTCGGGTAGTTGGCGAGAATCAGCGCGATGCGTTTTTCGCCATTGGGCACCCGCGCCAGATCGATCCAGCGCCGCGCCAGTTCGGCGACGAAATCCATGCGCTCCGGTTGCGGCCGGTAGCAGACCACGTCGGACTGACTGCGCTCACTGCGCCAAGCCAGATCCTTGAAGCTGATCGGCCGGCTGATGATGCGCCCGTCGAGTTCCGGCAACGCGATGTGCATCGCCAGATCCCGTGGGCCGAGGCCTTGTTCGCTGGCGCGCCAGCCGGGTTCGTTGTCCTGGGCACAAATCGCCTGGATCACCGGGATATTGCGGCGAAACGGTCGCAAGTGCGGCGCTTCGGGGCTGGATTGGGCGAAACCGGTGGTGTTGAGAATCACCGATGCTTCCACTTCATCCAGCAGGTCCTCGACCACCGTCAGGCAGCCGGGCTCTTTCAAACTGGCCAGCGCAATCGGCAACGGGTTCAGCCCGGCCGCTTGCAAACGCTGACAGAAAACATCAATGAAAGCAGTGTTCGCCGCTTGCAAATGCGAGCGGTAAAACAGCACCGCCGCCACCGGTTGATCGGCCTGCCAGTCGGCTTGCCAATCACTCAGTTCAGCTGGGCTTTTTTGCGGATGGTAGATCGCGGTGCGTGGCAGAGTTTGCGGCTCAGCCCAGGCGTAGTCGCGACCCAGCCAGCGATTGGCCAGGCAACGGAAAAAATCCAGGGCATTGCCCATGCCGCCCTGACGCAAAAACTGCCAGAGTCGATCGCGGTCTTCCGCGCCCACGGTACTGAGGTCACTGAGCTCCGGGTCCGGGCGGTCATCGCCGGGCACCAGGATCAGTTGCACGCCGCGTTCAGACAGTTCGACCAGCCGCTCGACACCATAACGCCAATAAGCGATGCCGCCGTGCAGCGAGATCAGGATCACCTTGGCGTGGCGCAGCACTTCATCGACATACAAGTCCACCGACGCATGGTTCTGCACCTGCATCGGGTTGGCCAAGCGCACACTCGGGTAGTCGTCGGGCAATTGCTGCGCGGCTTCGGCGAGCAGCGCCAGGCTGGAATCGCCGCTGCAAAGGATCACCAGTTCGGCGGGGGTTTGTCCAAGGTCGGCAATGTTGTCATCCGACACGAAACCGCCGGGCTGGGTCCTGAGCAGGTGCATGGCTTAAACGCTGAGCGCGGCGCGCAGTTGCGCTTCGAGTTGAGCGGCGTCCAGTTCCTGGCCGATCAGCACCAGACGCGTGGTGCGCGCTTCTTCGGCGCCCCATTGGCGGTCGAAGTGCTTGTCGAAGCGCGTGCCCACGCCCTGGATCAGCAGGCGCATCGGCTTGTTCGGGATCGCCGCGAAACCCTTGACCCGCAGGATGCCGTGCTTGACCACCAGTTGAGTCAGCGCGTCCATCAGCAGGCTTTCGTCAGCTTGTGGCAGCTCGATCGAGATCGAATCGAAGGCGTCGTGATCGTGATCGTCTTCACCTTCGTGGTGATGATCGTGACGGCTGTGGCGGCTGTCGATGTGTTCTTCGGAGCCGGCGCCGAGACCGATCAGCACGTCGAGTGGCACGCGACCGCTGCTGGCTTCGATAACTTTAACGGCTGGCGGTAGTTCTTCGGCGACTTCCAGGCGCACGCGGGCCAGGTCTTCCGGGCTGATCAGGTCGGCCTTGTTGAGGATGACCAGGTCGGCGCTGGCCAGTTGGTCGGCGAACAATTCGTGCAGCGGCGATTCGTGGTCCAGGTTCGGATCGAGTTTGCGCTGGGCGTCGACTTGATCCGGGAACGCGGCGAACGTGCCAGCGGCTACGGCCGGGCTATCGACCACGGTGATGACCGCGTCAACCGTGCAGGCGCTGCGGATTTCCGGCCACTGGAAGGCTTGCACCAGTGGTTTTGGCAGGGCCAGGCCAGAGGTTTCGATGAGGATGTGGTCGAGGTCACCGCGACGCGCAACCAATTCGCGCATCACCGGGAAGAACTCTTCCTGGACCGTGCAGCACAGGCAGCCGTTGGCCAGTTCGTAGACGCGGCCGTTGGCCTCTTCTTCGGTGCAGCCGATGGAGCACTGCTTGAGGATTTCGCCGTCAATGCCCAGCTCGCCGAATTCGTTGACGATCACCGCGATGCGGCGACCCTGGGCGTTGTCGAGCATGTGCCGCAGCAAGGTGGTTTTGCCCGAGCCGAGGAAGCCGGTAACGATAGTGACGGGGAGTTTGGCCAGTGTTTTCATCGGATGCCCTTTGGCAAGGTGGCGGGCATACGGGACGACGACCGCAGCGATAAAGGCGCGGAAAATTTCGCCACCGGATCACCCCGCCCGGTTGTAGTGAGAATTCGTTTCGAGGCAGGTCTCCTGGCTGACGGTGTGCCGGTCGTTGGACTGGCGTTGGCTGCGCCTTCCCGCGAACCCTTTGGAGGGGTTTGCAGTGGCGTGGCAGCGAACATCACCGTTCACAGTTGCGGGGGCAGCCGCGGCATCGACCGCGTTCCCTTCTTAGCTTCGGCAAACGCCGAAGAACCTCGAAAGCGCAAGGCTACGCATGGTGTGGGGGCGGGTCAATGTTCTGCTGAGTTCTGTAGCGACTGTGATGACGCCTTCGCGAGCAAGCCCGCTCCCACATGGGAATGCGGTTACCTGTGGGAGCGGGCTTGCTCGCGAAGGGCGCGACTCGGTTTCCAACTGAGAACCCATGCCAATTGACTCCCCCGCCCCGCCCATGCTCTCCTACACGCCTTGTTACGGGTGCCCTTCACAGGGTGAAACGGGAAACCGGTGAATCATGTGCTTTACTCTAAAGCCATGTCAGTCCGGTGCTGCCCCCGCAACGGTAAGCGAGCGAAGAATCAGATCCACTGTGCCGGCAGTTCGGCATGGGAAGGTGATTCTTGCAGGTTTCGGCGCAAGCCTTGACCCCTCGTGAGCCCGGAGACCGGCCCGCAACACAAAGTGACCAGTACGATCACTGAATAACAAACCCGCGGTGGGCGGGCGCTGTTTGAACCTCTGCGCGCACGCTCGCAGGGGTTTGCATGCGCTCAATTCACCCGCTGACAGACCAGAGGGAAGCGCCATGTCGATCATCAGCAGCACCGACAGCAGTACCAAGAAAGCCACCGCCAGCACCACAACCACCCTGAGCCAACGCCTGACCGCCGCCGTTTGTGCGTCGATCCTTGGCGCGTGCCTGGTGTATTTCGCCGGTTTCTCGCACATCGAAGCGGTGCACAACGCCGCGCACGATACCCGTCACAGCTCCGCGTTCCCGTGCCATTGAGACCTGCCGACATGATCAAGCGTATCGCGCAAACCGCAGGTTTCACCGGGCTGCTGGCCGCCCTGCTGCTGACCCTGCTGCAGAGTTTCTGGGTCGCTCCGCTGATTCTCCAGGCGGAAACCTATGAAAAATCCGAGCCTGCCGCAGTAGTTGCTCACGAGCACGCCGATGGAGCCATGGCCGCACACACCCACGACGCCGAAGCCTGGGAGCCGGAAGACGGCTGGCAGCGCGTGTTGTCCACCACCGGCGGTAATCTGGTGGTCGCCGTCGGTTTCGCACTGATGCTCGCCGGTCTCTACACCCTGCGCGCCCCGACCAAAACTGCTCAGGGCCTGCTCTGGGGCCTGGCCGGTTACGCGACCTTCGTGCTGGCGCCGACCTTGGGCCTGCCGCCTGAATTGCCGGGCACTGCGGCTGCCGATCTGGCACAACGGCAGATCTGGTGGATCGGTACTGCAGCGTCCACCGCTGTCGGCATCGCGCTGATCGTGTTCAGCCGTCACTGGCTGATGAAGATCCTCGGCGTGGCGATTCTGGCGGTTCCGCACGTCATCGGCGCGCCGCAACCGGAAGTCCACTCGATGCTGGCCCCGGAAGCTCTGGAATCGCAGTTCAAAATCGCTTCGCAGTTGACCAACGTAGTGTTCTGGCTGGCCCTGGGCCTGATCAGCGCCTGGTTGTTCCGCCGCAAAAGCGATGGTCAATACCACGCATGACTGAACAAGGCACAGCGCCGACTTTAGTGGTCGGCCTGGGCTGCCAGCGCGGCTGCCCCGCCAGCACATTGCGGGCGCTGCTCGATCAGGCACTGCAGGCGCATCACATCGAACTTCGCCAGATCAAGGCCTTGGCCAGCATCGACCTGAAGCGTGATGAACCGGGCCTGATCGAGTTAGCCGCGCAGCTGGGGCTGCAGGTGATGTATTTCAGCAGTGAGCAATTGGCCGGTTACCAATTGCAACTGAGCCATCAATCGCAGATCGCGTTTGAACGCACCGGCTGCTACGGCGTCGCGGAAAGCGCCGCCCTGGCCCTGGCTGAACACCTGGCCCAGGCACCGGCGAAGCTGCTGATTTCCCGACAAAAATATGCCCAGGCCACCCTCGCATTGGCCAGTGCTGCATAAAATCCCCGATAATCCCTGCCTCGATCATGAGCAATCTTCATCTGAAGCCTTGCCCAGCCCCTTTTTTCCATAGGAACTGACGATGACCGTCTACTTCATTGGCGCAGGTCCCGGCGACCCGGAACTGATCACCGTCAAGGGCCAACGGCTGATTCGCAGCTGCCCGGTGATCATCTACGCCGGCTCCCTGGTGCCGGTCGCGGTGCTCGAAGGCCACCAGGCGCAAACGCTGGTCAACAGCGCCGAGCTGCACCTGGAACAGATCATCGAACTGATCAAGACCGCCCACGGCAACGGTCAGGATGTCGCGCGGGTGCATTCCGGTGATCCGAGTCTGTATGGCGCGATTGGCGAGCAGATTCGCTACCTGCGAGAGCTGGGTATTCCGTTTGAAATCATCCCTGGCGTCACGGCGACAGCGGCTTGTGCGGCGTTGCTGGGAGCGGAGTTGACGTTACCCGATATCTCGCAAAGCGTGATTCTGACTCGCTATGCCGACAAGACCGCGATGCCGGCCGGTGAAGAACTGGGCAGTTTGGCGCAGCACGGGGCGACCATGGCGATTCATCTGGGGGTCAATCATTTGGAGAAGATTCTGGCCGAGTTGCTGCCGCATTACGGCGCGGACTGCCCGATTGCGGTGATTCACCGGGCGACGTGGCCGGATCAGGATTGGGTGGTCGGGACTTTGGCGGATATCGCCGGGAAGGTTGAGGCCAAGGGGTTTCGGCGCACGGCGTTGATTCTGGTGGGTCGGGTGTTGGGAAGCGATCACTTTAGCGAGTCGTCGCTTTACCGCGCGGGGCATGCGCATCTTTACAGGCCCTGAAGCACTTGTGGCGAGGGGGCTTGCCCCCGTCCGGGGGCGAAGCCGTCGCAAAACCTGCATGCAAGGTATGCCTGAAAAATGCAGGGGCCGCTTCGCAGCCCAACGGGGGCAAGCCCCCTCGCCACAGGTAACTGTTCACGTATAAAAAAACGGCACTCACGGGTGCCGTTTTTTTTATGCCGCAGCGAACACCTTAGTAGTAGGCGTTTTCTTTCTGCGTGTGGTCGGTCACATCGCGAACGCCCTTGAGCTCCGGAACGCGCTCGAGCAAGGTGCGCTCGATGCCTTCACGCAAGGTCACGTCTGCCTGGCCGCAGCCCTGGCAACCGCCGCCGAACTTCAGCACGGCAATGCCGTCCTCGACCACATCGATCAGGCTGACCTGACCGCCGTGGCTCGCGAGCCCCGGGTTGATCTCGGTTTGCAGGTAGTAGTTGATGCGCTCGTTGACCGGGCTGTCGGCGTTGACCATCGGGACTTTGGCGTTTGGCGCCTTGATGGTCAGCTGGCCGCCCATGCGGTCGGTGGCGTAGTCGACTACCGCGTCGTCCAGGAAAGCTTCGCTGAACGAATCGATGTACGCGGTGAAGCTTTTGAGCCCCAACGCGGTGTCTTCAGGTTTTTCTTCGCCCGGCTTGCAGTAGGCAATGCAGGTTTCGGCGTACTGGGTGCCAGGCTGGGTGATGAAGACGCGGATGCCGATGCCTGGGGTGTTCTGCTTGGAGAGCAGATCAGCCAGATAATCGTGGGCGGCGTCAGTGATGGTAATAGCGGTCATGGAAACTCCTCGCAGGCTTGGGCGCAGTTTACGCCAATCATCGCGCCGCACAAAGTCCTAGTATTTTTGTCGGGAAAGCGCCAGCGCGGGTTGAGTAACCGTT containing:
- the nfuA gene encoding Fe-S biogenesis protein NfuA yields the protein MTAITITDAAHDYLADLLSKQNTPGIGIRVFITQPGTQYAETCIAYCKPGEEKPEDTALGLKSFTAYIDSFSEAFLDDAVVDYATDRMGGQLTIKAPNAKVPMVNADSPVNERINYYLQTEINPGLASHGGQVSLIDVVEDGIAVLKFGGGCQGCGQADVTLREGIERTLLERVPELKGVRDVTDHTQKENAYY
- the cobW gene encoding cobalamin biosynthesis protein CobW, yielding MKTLAKLPVTIVTGFLGSGKTTLLRHMLDNAQGRRIAVIVNEFGELGIDGEILKQCSIGCTEEEANGRVYELANGCLCCTVQEEFFPVMRELVARRGDLDHILIETSGLALPKPLVQAFQWPEIRSACTVDAVITVVDSPAVAAGTFAAFPDQVDAQRKLDPNLDHESPLHELFADQLASADLVILNKADLISPEDLARVRLEVAEELPPAVKVIEASSGRVPLDVLIGLGAGSEEHIDSRHSRHDHHHEGEDDHDHDAFDSISIELPQADESLLMDALTQLVVKHGILRVKGFAAIPNKPMRLLIQGVGTRFDKHFDRQWGAEEARTTRLVLIGQELDAAQLEAQLRAALSV
- the cobM gene encoding precorrin-4 C(11)-methyltransferase, giving the protein MTVYFIGAGPGDPELITVKGQRLIRSCPVIIYAGSLVPVAVLEGHQAQTLVNSAELHLEQIIELIKTAHGNGQDVARVHSGDPSLYGAIGEQIRYLRELGIPFEIIPGVTATAACAALLGAELTLPDISQSVILTRYADKTAMPAGEELGSLAQHGATMAIHLGVNHLEKILAELLPHYGADCPIAVIHRATWPDQDWVVGTLADIAGKVEAKGFRRTALILVGRVLGSDHFSESSLYRAGHAHLYRP
- a CDS encoding cobalamin biosynthesis protein, whose protein sequence is MTEQGTAPTLVVGLGCQRGCPASTLRALLDQALQAHHIELRQIKALASIDLKRDEPGLIELAAQLGLQVMYFSSEQLAGYQLQLSHQSQIAFERTGCYGVAESAALALAEHLAQAPAKLLISRQKYAQATLALASAA
- the cobN gene encoding cobaltochelatase subunit CobN, which produces MHLLRTQPGGFVSDDNIADLGQTPAELVILCSGDSSLALLAEAAQQLPDDYPSVRLANPMQVQNHASVDLYVDEVLRHAKVILISLHGGIAYWRYGVERLVELSERGVQLILVPGDDRPDPELSDLSTVGAEDRDRLWQFLRQGGMGNALDFFRCLANRWLGRDYAWAEPQTLPRTAIYHPQKSPAELSDWQADWQADQPVAAVLFYRSHLQAANTAFIDVFCQRLQAAGLNPLPIALASLKEPGCLTVVEDLLDEVEASVILNTTGFAQSSPEAPHLRPFRRNIPVIQAICAQDNEPGWRASEQGLGPRDLAMHIALPELDGRIISRPISFKDLAWRSERSQSDVVCYRPQPERMDFVAELARRWIDLARVPNGEKRIALILANYPTRDGRIGNGVGLDTPAAALNILRALYKEGYPLPAELPDNGTALIQQLLGGISNDLDTLDQRPCMQSLALDDYLLMFDALPEANRQAVLERWGPPQNDPMFRGGRMMIAGLRFGLTFVGIQPARGYQIDPSAVYHDPDLVPPHGYLAFYFWLRNTYGPHGVIHVGKHGNLEWLPGKGVGLSENCWPDALLGPLPNIYPFIVNDPGEGAQAKRRTQAVIIDHLMPPLTRAETYGPLRNLELLADEYYEAQLLDPRRARELQRDILQLVRDTHIDRELQLDEKLDSDADAAIWLPRLDTYLCDLKESQIRDGLHIFGESPTGRLRIDTLLALLRIPRGDGRGAQSSLLRALAKAFALGFDPLDCELAEPWVGPRPDELQSISDEAWRTAGDTRERLELFAAQLITQTSGDLGPCGSGLARESGGSIDIDVEWSTDSRASPLPQDPGWVEVHAILDNLREVVAPRLDACGPAEMHGLLDALSGRFVPAGPSGAPSRGRLDVLPTGRNFYSVDVRNLPTTTAWRIGFQSANLILERHLQDHGDHLRQLGLSVWGTATMRTGGDDIAQAMALMGVRPVWATGSQRVDDFEILPISLLDRPRVDVTLRVSGFFRDAFANLIRLFDAAVQAVAELDEPDDLNPLAAKVRAEREALLASGMDEETARRQAGWRIFGAKPGAYGAGVQGTIDGRLWQSRDDLAEVYLNWGGYAYGGSDEGTAAKEQFAQRLSQVQAVLQNQDNREHDLLDSNDYYQFQGGMLAAVESLSGEAAASYHGDHSQPDLPKIRTLKEELNRVIRSRAANPKWIDGVKRHGYKGAFELAATVDNLFAFDATTQLIDDHQYALLADAYLLDPATREFVREHNPHALRDMTERMLEAQQRGMWKEPGEYREALENLLLDIEEDS
- a CDS encoding CbtB domain-containing protein, which gives rise to MSIISSTDSSTKKATASTTTTLSQRLTAAVCASILGACLVYFAGFSHIEAVHNAAHDTRHSSAFPCH
- a CDS encoding CbtA family protein, whose product is MIKRIAQTAGFTGLLAALLLTLLQSFWVAPLILQAETYEKSEPAAVVAHEHADGAMAAHTHDAEAWEPEDGWQRVLSTTGGNLVVAVGFALMLAGLYTLRAPTKTAQGLLWGLAGYATFVLAPTLGLPPELPGTAAADLAQRQIWWIGTAASTAVGIALIVFSRHWLMKILGVAILAVPHVIGAPQPEVHSMLAPEALESQFKIASQLTNVVFWLALGLISAWLFRRKSDGQYHA